The sequence below is a genomic window from Gymnogyps californianus isolate 813 chromosome 11, ASM1813914v2, whole genome shotgun sequence.
gaggaggaggaggaggaggaggaggaggaggaggaagagttaTGCTTGCAGCCAGCTGGGTGAGCCTGCAGAGTCTGTAACCTGCCGGTCGCAAAGGAGCCGTTTGCAGAGGTCACGGCTGCGATGTGCCCTCGTCCCTCGTCCCACGCCGCTGCCACGGGAGCACTGCTCCCCGGCTGGAAAAAGCCACCcgaaggaggaagaaaacacgGGACTGCAGGGTGTGCCGGGCCTGCCGCTGCGCCCCGCAGCTCCGGTGACTCATTTTGCTCTTAAACATACAAGTTCTTCGTTAAGCCTGGGCCCGGTGCTTCCCACGTCCTTGCGCGGAGGCAGCCCGGCGCGGCTCCCTGCTTTCGACACGGTTTGCCTGGGTTGGACCCGAGCGCACCCAGCTCGGGGCTCCCGTCCAAGGGCTCTTTGCTAATCAGGGCTCCCGCACCCCGCGGCGTGCCTTTGTGAAGAGCTTGTGCGAGCTTCCTCGGCTTCACCGAGATAAGGGACGTTATTTTTGTTCCGTCCCATCATCGCCCTCATACGCGTTTATATCAGCCGTGCGGCAGGGTAGGCAAAGGCAGAGCTCTGTGCCAGGCTGCCCTTCATTTCTGGAGCATGCAAATAACCAACGGCAGCCCTCACTCCctgccttctctccctgccctcactccctgccctcactccctgccctcCAGCCGGGTCCTGAGCCTCTGGAGGCCACCGCAGGGTTCAGGTCCCCTTTCCACCATGGAGAAGTGCTGGAATACCGAGGGGATCGCGGGGGGCTGCAGGCTCCACGTAGCTTTGAGGCAGCACGCTTGTAGTTCAACAGCCAAGAAAAAGCTCCTGATTTAAGTCTAATCTTTAACTAAaggcatttccatttttattttgtgtcgGGTTTATTGCTTTCTTGCCTCGTTAATTTTTTCCCGTCTGTTAACCGCCTCCCAGCCACCTCCCTCTCTCCGGCCACTCCTGCGCACGGTGGCCCGTGGCGTTTTGCCCATGTTGGTTTGCAGCGGAGCTGCTTGGCTGCGCGGAGAGGTAGAGTatgggcagggaggaagagcagggGAAGACGAAGGGTAATGCCAGGGGCCGGGAAAGGGCAGCAAAGGGGTTTGTTTGGGACAGGCAAGTCTCTGTGCAGCGCCGGCAATGCGTGCTGACGGCTGAAGCTCGGTGTGTCCCGGTGTGAAGTTATGGGATGGCTGGGGCAGCCGAAACGCCGTCGCAGGAGCAGCTCTCGGGAGGCTGATCTCACCAGCCGAGCCGCGGGCTCCCTTCTCGCCCGGCTTCCCCTGGGCCGGGTGGTCCCTTGCAGGAGGGTGCAGGAgatgatcctttttttttttcaccttcatttCACAGACCGGGTGGTGGAGGCGGAGGGGGGAGAGGCGGCGCTGCCGAAGCCATCAGCGGGTAAGAGATGGAGATGTTGGGGCCAGAGGGGCTGCACCGTGGCACTGGGAAGTTTGATGGGAAGCGGGCAGAGGGGAACCAGCCCGGGCGCTGCCCGGGACCCCCTGTTCTCCCCGCTTCCCTGAGGGGACCTGCTTgcaccccgcagccccccccagcccatGCCCAGGGCTTTCTGGGCGACCTCAAGGTGCTTGGGGGATGTGGGTGCTGTTCCCCCATCACCCCAGCCCATGCCCAGGGCTTTCTGTGCGACCTCAAGGTGCTTGGGGGATGTGGGTGCTGTTCCCCCATCACCCCTGGCTCTGTTGGGGTGATAATAGGGGGTTTCAGTCCCTCATGCCATCCTTCTCCCCCTGTCCCTTGTGGGTACGGGTGGTAGGGAGGGATCCCAACATCCCCTGCAGGGATGATGCCGTCTCCCCTCCCCATGCCACGGGAACCCCCCAGGAAGCATCTGCCACGTGTGGGTTTGAGACCCCCCCACGGGGACACTGTGCCACGTCCCCGTGAACACTCATCTCCCCCAGGCCACCCGTCCTGAGCCCGGGGAGCATCGCTTTGGCCGTCACGGGgcagccctgtccccatcccGTCGCTTCCCCAGCGGGCTGTGAGATGCAGCCGGGCGGGGTGTGAGGCACCGCCGGGGCTCGTCCCCAGGGAAGCCGAGCCGAAAACGTCCCTCGGAGCTGGAGCCCCGACCTGCGCGATGCTGAGCCTCAAGTTACCCCGGCTGCTCAGCATCAACCAAGTGCCTAAGGTCAGAAAGGAGCTTTTCTTCCCTAAGCCCGAGGCTCGGTGGGGTTTTGGGAGGTGACAGGcgggagcagggtgctggggtggcCATCTCCCGCCCGGGACAGTGCTCAGCCCCTCCCCGGGACCACCTCCCACGGCGGGGACACGGCTCTGTCCTCGCAGCAGGGTCCTGGGTCCTGAATGACGGGCACCCTCCTTTCGGcagccttccttccttctcctccgATGtgtccttccttctcctccgACTGCCACCAGTGCCAGTCCTTGCCTTGCAGGGGTACCGGGAGCAGGGGATCCTCTTTGGGTATCGCCCCCCCAGAAGCTCGGCAGCAGACTGCCTCCTCAGCGTCTTCCAAATGACGAATGAGACCCTAAATATCTGGACGCATTTTCTGCCTGCCTGGTAAGTACCATGCTCTGGGTCTTCAGCATCCGTGGGAGGAGGCGGTGGGTCTCCGTGGTGGGAGCAAGGCTaggggagcagggatgggggacACCCGAGGGTGCGATGCTGACCTTCCTCCACCCCACAGGTACTTCGTATGGACCCTGGTGGGGCGGctgcgggggccggggggccgggaGGACCCCCACGCCTGGCCTCTCCTCGCCTACCTGCTGACCTGCTGCATCTACCCCCTCGCCTCCAGCTGCGCCCACACCTTCAGCACCATGTCCACCCATGCCCGCCACATCTGCTACTTCTTCGATTACGCGGCTCTCAGCATGTACAGCTTGGGTAAGGAGGGGCAAGTCCGCAGAGGTTTTGGTGGGGTGCCAGTCCCCAGCGCTTCCCcggggcagcaggagctgaagcACAGGGAGGCATCAGGGACGGGGCTGAACCCCGGGTGCTCAGGCAGCTCGTATCCACGGGACAAGCAGAAACGGCGGCTGCTTGGGTGTATTTTCcgctcctcctcttcctcctccctgcagcctggtgcTTGGGAGGGACCATGAAGCATCTCTGACGCCGCCACAAATAATAATTTGGGGCTGGGTTTCGTACCGGGCAGCTCTGGGATGGAGGCCTGGCTGTGTGACACACTCTTCGGTCTTTGTAGTAAatggaataaggaaaaaaacccccacattaaAGACAAATGCTGTCAGTGAAGTCGGTGGTGCCTCGCTGGGGTGCAAGCCCagggtgagcagcagcagcagccggggtCTTCGCATGGCACAACGCGTCTCCGGCTCCTCATGGAAAGGTGTCTGCAGGAGCTGGCTATCGGGGCATCTGCCTGATGCTCCCCTTAGCTActtagctgctcctctgccttaATTCGTATCTCCCTTTCCTGAGAGCACCCAATGCCAAGCGCCAATTCGAAGGTTCACGGCTGCGCCCAGGAGGATGCTGAGGGTCCCGGCAGGACCTAGAACTAACCGGGCACCTCCTGTATTTCCAGGGTCCGCGCTGGCATACTCGGCGTACGTTTTCCCAGCAGAATGGGTCAACAGCACTTTCCACCACTGCTACGTCCCCATTGCGGTGTTTAACACTGTCATTAGCACCAGTCTGTCCTGCTATTCCAGGTAAGCTTCTGCTTTATCTGCCGCGATTGCCACAGCATAGTCGTTAATTAGTATTATTAATAAAGGTTTTCAGTTACAGGCTGTATTGTAACAATATGAGCCTTGAGCTCAggatggggaagaagaggaCTTTTTGTTTGGGAAACGGGTTGCATGTGGGCGCTAGGAGAGTCTGATGAACAAAAATGCACAACAATTGAAGCAGCTTTAAGTTTTGAAAGTTCAAAAGGTAATTTTGTACGGTACGTGCCTGGCAGGAAGATACCCACCTCCGGCGCCTTGTTTGGGCTGTTGTTTTTCTAACATAACCTGCAAAAAGGAGCGGGCTCCAGTGCCCCCAACATTTAAGTATGGGTTTAGGTTTAAAGATGAGCACGGTCCTGCCAAAGGCACGGATCAGCCTGAGTGCTGTGTGCGTGCGGGTGTgttgatgtgtgtgtgtgtgtttgtatgtgtgtatgtgtttatatgcgtgtatgtgtttatatatgtgtgtgtgtttatatgtgtgtgtgtgtttatatgcgtgtgtgtgtgtttatatgcgtgtgtgtgtttatatgtgTGTAGAACAGATTTGCAGAGGAGGAACCTCAACATTCCCGCAGCCGATTGCATCATTTTTAAAGCACGAGCAGCATTGCGTGCGCGGTATTTTGTTCCTGAATGGCATTAGACAATTTGTTTGGAATAACTCAAATGTCTAAACTACTCGGCTGGTTTCCAGCGATACATGCCGTGCTAGATCTCTAGCTGGATTGGTTTTTATTTAAGTCATGGTAGATACCTCCCTGAAGGCTGTGTTTGTAAAGCACTCGTGTCTGTCACTGCGACGACACGcagtttgctttgcaaaacGTACAATTCCTGTTTTCACGTGCGGCGTGAATCGTTCGGCAttattccttccttctgttttggggcgtctttgtattttggggtgTCTTCGGCATGTGGTCGCCTGTCGCAGCATCACGTAACCCCGGGGGGCTTTTCCTCCCTGGCTGCCGTGGCCCGGGCAGCCCCCCCCGGACCCCCCGTCCCGGCACAGGGCTGTGTTTCGATGCTGCTGCCTCGGCAGGGAGAAAGATGCTCCTGCGCCGTGGCAAACGCAGCAGGAAGAAATGACGCTGCCcggctggctctgctgcaaGAGAGGGGCTGCCGCAGGGTGGGATGCAGCTGAGCATCACCCTGTCTTCCCGAGAGGGAGAGCGCTAAGCTCTCAATATCCCTTACAGATCCTGCAAATTTGGCTCATTTAAGTGTCTGTTGGGTACGGGAGGATTTACTCGCCTTTTGGTCTGTGGGTTACTCACTGGAGTAACTCCCTGGGGTGGAAGATTTGGACCTATCCTTGGTATTACTGAGCAGTACTGCAAACTCAAGGATCTCTCTTGCATCAGTCAGTGGATGATGCCAGCTGGGCcttggtattttttccttatattcctcatttctttctctttctttttgtctcttttccccctcttatttttgtcttgtgCGTCTCTTTATTGTCTCATTAGATGGGCTTAGCAAACGAAGCTCACTGACCGTGTGCTAATCCTAGTACTTACCGCTTGAAGATAACACGTAGGAAGTATCAGCAACTTGAGATCAGTTCCAGATTAATTtggattgtttaaaaaaattcttgatCCGCAAATTTAATTGTCAGCATCTCTCTACTACAAAACTGTAAGTACAGCTAtgtgaaaaacatgcaaatatcGCTGTGATAGAATAGCAATTCCTGTTGTCTCAGTAATTTTCATTAGAGAAGCAGTAAATCCATCAAAGGTaggcttaaaaattaaaaaatcaacaaaagaTCCCTGGGTGAGCAGGAATACCGAATATACCATACCAGCGTGGGCCAGCAATGCTGCTGGCTTACCCCCGCGGTGGTGAGCAGAGAATGAGCCCCCGTAATTCATCACCGCACCCTGCGCACGCCGGGTCACGGCTGGGGACCGCGTTAGCCGCGAGGACGGTGCCCCGGCACACCGGGCTGCCAACATCCCCGCGGCGGCCGCTCTCGCCCCGTGCCCCTCGGCAAGGCTCACGCCTGTGAGCGTCTCAGCTGCGTGTGCGACCCCCGGGCCGTGCCGCCTGAGTCACGCCAGCCAAAACGTCCCTCCACGGCGGACCCGAAACCGAATTGTGCAACGGGCGGTGATGCTACCGAGGTCGGAGGGGACCTCGCCgagggctcagcagcagcagagcaatgCTGTCGGGGCTGCTCCGCCAACCGCACCCTGGGCAGGGCTGTCTCGAGGAGCCGGGAGGGTCCGTGGCTGCCGGCGGCCCTGGGCGCACGTGGCACTGCCAGGGACTGGAGTCATCCGAGGAGAGAGAGGCGAGCAGCACGCCTGGCTGTTTCGGAGAGGTTCAGGTGAGGGAAGGGCTCCTGACCCCAGCTGAGCTTCTGCACCGTGGCCGAATGCAGCGGCAGAGTATGCTCAGCCTCTCGTATGCACGCTGTGAAGGTCGAGGGGAGGACGGGTTCCTCCTGCAGCGACGTGATGAAGGCAGAGACTTGCAGTGGGGCATCTGAAGCAAGGCATTTGCTAAGCTACTGCACCAAATTTTACCAGCTTCTCAGGAAAATTTTCCAATCCTAGCTGGCTGGTTGATGAGTCAACAGTaagaatttttgtttggttggtttttgcaTCCTGTGCCCTAGGAACATTGAATTGCCAAACAGGGAAATGTGTGCAGATGGACTGAAAGAAGCGTGTTTATCCTTTACGTGACGCTAGATACCCCTGTCACACTGAAATAGAGAGCGTCCGACTGCATCCCCCACCCCGATGCAGGATGAGCAGCTGCACAAAAGGTTTCGTTCATGCTTGAGGATTTGGCATCTCCTTGCGGACGTCCCCGCGAAAGCAGAAAAACCTGTATGGGCTTTTCAGGATGAGAACAGAGTACGCTTGAACTCTGCTGCATCTCAGGCCGTCCTCTGTGAATAGGGCACTGTCCCCGCGGTTACCATGCGCCTGGCCGTGTGCCCAGGCTGCGATACGGTGGCTCTATTTTGGCAAGAGAGGAGCGCGGGTTTGATCGGTACGTGGCCGAAGGAGTGGGAAGATGTGTGGCAAGGGTGAGCGCAGCACCGCGCAGCAGCAGGTGAGCAGGACGGGAGTACAGCGCCGGGCAGGTGAAACCACGGTAGGAAAATACGGCAGGAATCATGCAgaaatacaggagaaaatagAGCAGGAGGCATCTTCAGCATCATCGTGATGTCTTCTGAGCAAGCTATGAGCCATGGTGGAAGGCCAAACTGAGGAGGAGCAAGATGAAAGCCCTTATGCGGTTAGTGGCTCTTGAGCATAAGTTGAATTGTTAGGGTTTCAACCCATAATTTGGGTCATATTGACAGAGCCCGTCTGCTTAGCGGGCAGGTCTGTTGTAATTCTGCTCGAGTTAATCTCCTTGTTTCCACATCGGGCTAAAACCCTGTAAAAGTTGGTCTTTCCCAGCAGGGAGGCATCGAAGGGAGAGGTTTTCTGTTCCCGGTCTGGAGCTCCCGTGGCTGCGGCGGGAGGGCAGGGTGAGGGGCTCGCTGCTGGAGCCCTCCTCGTGGTAGGGAGCATCCTGACGCCCGCCGTGCTGCCCCCCAACTGCCCCCACAGCCGGAGGGGCAGGGGTTGGTGTGGGGCACGTTGACCGTGCCGGTCTCGCCGCGGGCGGCTGGAGATGCTGTACGGAGCACGATGGCTGGCGGCTGTGCCAGCGTGTGCTGCTGGGCTTCTTTGAGGCTCCCCTGGGCTTTCCATCTCCAGGTTTCGTTTGAGTTGTGTTCCCCATGCGGCAAGAGCAGGCTTGGGGCTTGGCACAGGGCTTGCGACCCAGCTCCAGGTTTTatcatgggttttttggggaCCTGGGTGGTCaattattttgtgatttcaGCGATGAAGTATGTCCTACGTTTCAGCAGCGTGATTTCCTGGGGAACAAAATGGAGAATATTATTCTCTGTCCAGACATACACTTTCCTCCTCATATATGGTATGATTATAACCAACAGGCTCCTTCTTGCATTATAACGGTGATGTCATTAAAAAGTAACTTGTCTAATTAATTTAGTTTGTGATTTCAGTAACTCCATGCGTTCTCTGAAATGACAATCGCAAAGTCTTGGCAGGATGTAAAAAAGAAGGATGCTGCGACATTTGATGCATTTCAGACATAAGCTGCAATACAGCTTAATTAACAACCAGTGACAATCACAGCCTGCATGCTGCATTACCTCCAAACCAAGGCAGATGTATTCTCCCTGATTGCTGTGCTCAGAAAGCTTGGATTCAAAACCCAGAGTGAAAGCTCAGTTAAAAACAACTGCAGGGGCAGCAGCCGTTTAAAGACCAGCTCCGTTCCTAGCTGCTGATGGGTAATGGTTAATGAGCAATggtaaaagaagcaaaatcagCCACGCCAGGACGGTgtaaaaaagattgttttcagagctgcagagctgcacctGCGAGAGCCAGAGCATAGAACCGGGGAGGGTGAACCCCTAaatccttcctcccccagctcgGGGTTCAGCCAGGGAAGGTTCAGCCACGTGAGCTGAGGGTGGTCGCAGCTTTAATATTCTCAGCAGACAAAAAAGCGCGCTGCTCTGGCTGAATTCACAGTCATCCGTGGGAGGATGTATGTGCAGCCTATATACTGCAATTCACAGTCCCCAGCAAACGACGGACAATCAGAATCCAGCGCTTGCGTTAGCCTAATCTGCCGTGCTGTGCCATGTGAAatactttctctgttttcctctagGTTTCCGGAGGTGGAGCGGCCCAGGTTCAGCAAGGTTTCCCGTACCCTGGCCTTTGTGTACCCATACCTCTTCGACAGCATCCCTCTCTTCTACAGGGTACGCCTCTCACGGCCCGTATGCACAGCACCAAGACATTTGCTTGCTGCAGGGTTGGAAATATCAGCTGCTTCATCttagtctgaaaatatttgggaaaatatgccagtctttttttttttctttaaaggaaaacaaactccGGCAGGAAAAGAgatttggttattttttcctgcaccTATTGATAGGCAGATTCCTTCCACTTCAAAGCACTGCGCTCAAACTTTGCCCGTGCTGGAAAGTTACTGCCTTTGAAAGCAGCAAGTTTTCCAGTTCCTAAACTGGAGCGGGGTGGGAATTTTCCTGCGGTGAGGTCTAAGGACAGgaggtgcagggctggggtttGCATGAAATGGAGGCGACAGCTCTTGTATTGAACCCTGGGTCCTGCACCACGTGCCCTGGTGCGGGGTGATGGGCAGCCAGAGACGACGGGGGCTCAGGGAATGGCGCTGCCTCCTTTAGAAATGTGTTGTTCCCCTCTTTCCTTTGCACGGTCCCCCTGCACGGAcgcctctctgctgctgcagttctaCCTGTGCGCGGCGGAGAGCTGCACGGAGGCTGCGATCCTGGTCCACTACAAGCACACCGTCTTTGCCTTCCTCACTTGCTTCATCTTCGCTAGCCATCTGCCAGAGAGACTTGCGCCAGGACACTTTGATTATATTGGTGAGTGCCAAAAGGGTGAGTTGGCATTGTCTTCTcattattttcaggaagaaagcGCATTAATGCATGAGTGACTCCCAGGGGTTATAATATATTCCCTGCTGGAAATTTGAAATGTAGTTTTACATATGAGATACAGCAGTCCTGCCTAGGTAAAGTGGGAACAGCTCCGGAAACATGCTGTTTCCTAAACGTTTCACAGAGGGTTTCATAACCGCAAAGCACTCATTTCTGATGCAAAAAACCTCACGGGTGGCACAGCGGTGCTTCACAGTGCCATGTCAGGGCACTGCAGGAGCAGCCACCAAGGAGACTGGATGGCAGTCCTGGCCGCATCGGGGTTCTCCCTGTTCCCCCCGCCATGCCGTGCACAAGCACAGTGCTCCTTAGCACATCGCGTGTGCCAGGACGGCAGCAGCGAGCTGCACGTCCCTCGCTTCCATTACAGCAGGCTGCTTTTTGGAAAGGAAGATCTCTGTGCTCTGGTGGCACAACGATAAAAGCCACAGAAATtagcagaataaatatttaaaggcaACGGATGCTAGGCAGAAGGTCTGCTGAGCCCTCACGGCGGTGTCTTAATAAAGCCCAAGGAGTTTTTTGGTGAGTGCTTTTGGCTTTGTTGCAGGGCACAGCCACCAAGTTTTCCACGTCTGTGGGATCATCGGCACGCACTTCCAGATGGAGGCCATCATGATGGACATGGCCGAGCGCCACGACCGGCTCCTGCCCGCCTCgctgcttccctcctccctgcagacGCTCGGGTCGATGGGCATCTGCATGGCCGTGAGCCTGGCTGTCATCGGGCTCTGCTCGATGTCCCTGCGCTTCATGCCAGAgcctctgcagagagaaaaagcacacGGGCATTAGGCTTCGGGTCTAGATAGTACTTATGCTGCTCCACGGGACAGACCCTAAAGAATACGTGTATGGTATGGATGAGGAGGAGTTTATTCGCCTACGCTCtctgagaaaatgtttatttaagaaTTTCTCAAGAGCGAAACACATTGCACTGGGTTTTGTACATAGAGCTTTAAAGCTGGGAACAGAgtatgaaatgcttttaatcAAGTTGCTATTTCACcacaagaaatatttaaagttatcttaacttttttctgtaaaagggAGATAAGTGCTAATACTTTCCAAAGCAATAGGCATTCATCAGGTCTGCCTTACGGAGGAATCGGGGAGGCAAGTGAACGTGGGTAACGCTGGTCATCTGGTGACACAGATGTCCTTGCCATCAGCTTAGATGGATAGCCAAGACTCCTTGGTGAAGACACGAGCAAGGGCTCTCGCAGGGGCTCCATAACTAAGGTTTTCACCTTGAAAGTGGCATTATTTTGGAGATTAAAACCTCAAATATCTGT
It includes:
- the PAQR5 gene encoding membrane progestin receptor gamma codes for the protein MLSLKLPRLLSINQVPKGYREQGILFGYRPPRSSAADCLLSVFQMTNETLNIWTHFLPAWYFVWTLVGRLRGPGGREDPHAWPLLAYLLTCCIYPLASSCAHTFSTMSTHARHICYFFDYAALSMYSLGSALAYSAYVFPAEWVNSTFHHCYVPIAVFNTVISTSLSCYSRFPEVERPRFSKVSRTLAFVYPYLFDSIPLFYRFYLCAAESCTEAAILVHYKHTVFAFLTCFIFASHLPERLAPGHFDYIGHSHQVFHVCGIIGTHFQMEAIMMDMAERHDRLLPASLLPSSLQTLGSMGICMAVSLAVIGLCSMSLRFMPEPLQREKAHGH